The stretch of DNA TGCGGAGTGCGAGGTGTTCACCAGGACGGAGTCGGTCGACTGCCCGCCGGTTGTCGAGGTGGAGCCCGGTTTCCGCGTGCACCACGTGCCCGCCGGCCCGAGAGCGACGGTCGCCAAAGAGCACCTGCCGGGGCTCGTCGGCCCGTGGACCCGCGGGGTCGCCGCGAGGCTCGAGTCGCTCGCCGCGGCGGGAAGGCCGGTCGACGCGATCCACGCCAACTACTGGCTGTCGGGGATCGCGGGGCACGACCTGAAGCACCAGCTCGACCTGCCGCTTCTCGTCACGTTTCACACCCTCGACCGGGTGAAGGCGGATGCAAGCCCCGAAGAGATCTCCTCGAAGGAGCCCGCCCGGCGAGCGGAGGCGGAGGCGGCGGTGGTGGGCTGCGCCGACGCAGTCGTGACGTCCTGCACCGTCGAGGCGGAGCAGCTGGTGGATCTGTACGGAGCGGACCCGGACCGGATTGTCATCGTCGCCCCGGGTGTGAACCACGCCTTCTTCAGCCCCGGTGATCCGGGCCAGGCGCGGCGGGCACTGGGCCTCGACGCCGGCAAGCCGGTGGTCCTGTTCGCGGGGAGGATCCAACCGCTGAAGGGGCTGACCGTTGCGGTCGACGCCGTGGCGTCGGTGCGGCACGCCGGAAGGGCCGCCGGGGCGGACCGGCTCCGGGATGCGACCCTTGTGGTCCTGGGAGGGCCCAGCGGGCCGCACGGTGACGAGGAGGTGCGCCGGGTCAAGGACCGGATCGCCGAGCACCGCATGCAAGGAGCGGTGAGCCTTCTCCCGCCTCAGCGGCACGAGATTCTGTCGACCTTCTACCGAGCGTCCGACGTTTGCGTCGTGCCGAGCCACTCCGAGTCGTTCGGGCTGGTCGCCCTGGAGGCATCGGCCTGCGGCATACCCGTGGTGGCGTCTGCGGTGGGCGGGTTGACGACGCTGGTGGATCACGGCCGAACCGGCTTTCTCGTGGACGGGAGGGCCGCCGACGACTACGCCAAGCCGCTGGCGGAGATCCTCGACGACCCGTCTTTCGCGCGCTGGTTGGGGCGCGCGGGCGCTCAGCGGGCGGGCGCTTACACGTGGCAGGCGGCCGCGTCGGCCCTTTGGGAGCGAGTCGAAGAGCTCACCAGCGCCGTCCTGGTCGCCTGCGGCTAGCCCGCCACTACCCCTGACCTGCGGTTCATCCCTGCGCGTGTTTGAGCCCTTGCTGGGCGCCCTGCCTACCGATACTCTCGCCTTGCCGCCGACCCGGGGGCGTCCGCGGGACACGTTCGTTCGGGGAAGTGCGAGCGGCCCGAGTTCCAACCCGGGCGGCGGCACCCGAACAGCAATAGGCCAAAACGCAATATCCCAAACCCAATATGGTTGCGCCATGGGCTCGGCCAGGTCGTTGCTGCTG from Acidimicrobiales bacterium encodes:
- a CDS encoding glycosyltransferase — its product is MPRLAVLSMHTSPLAQPGTGDGGGMNVYVRELSAALARSGAECEVFTRTESVDCPPVVEVEPGFRVHHVPAGPRATVAKEHLPGLVGPWTRGVAARLESLAAAGRPVDAIHANYWLSGIAGHDLKHQLDLPLLVTFHTLDRVKADASPEEISSKEPARRAEAEAAVVGCADAVVTSCTVEAEQLVDLYGADPDRIVIVAPGVNHAFFSPGDPGQARRALGLDAGKPVVLFAGRIQPLKGLTVAVDAVASVRHAGRAAGADRLRDATLVVLGGPSGPHGDEEVRRVKDRIAEHRMQGAVSLLPPQRHEILSTFYRASDVCVVPSHSESFGLVALEASACGIPVVASAVGGLTTLVDHGRTGFLVDGRAADDYAKPLAEILDDPSFARWLGRAGAQRAGAYTWQAAASALWERVEELTSAVLVACG